The DNA sequence GCAGTAAAAATCGAATATAAGGAGAAAGTCCTCGAAGTTTTATCTGAACTGCGTCATGAATGCATTGAATACGACGGTGTCGACATCAGACGGTCAAATCTTGAAGAAGTATTTTTGAAACTGACTGGATCTCGTCTCACTGAGGAGGAATAAACCATGAATGTGAAAATCATTGCCCTTGATTTTTTCTACAACATCAAAAGCTGGTCGCGAAGTCGCGGAACCGTATTCTGGTCACTGCTCTTTCCCATCATGCTTATCCTCCTGTTTGGTGCTATTTTTTCAGGATTTGGTGACAACAAATATACTCTGTATGTTCAAGATTTAGATAACACTGAAGTATCACAAAGTTTCATTACCATTCTTCATAACACCAACGTTATCCGTATCGAAAATGTAACAACGAACACTACGATTACTGAATACATCAAAGATCATAATATTAAAAATCTCATCGTCATCCCAAAAGGATATGGGACAGCGGTTCGTCAATCATATACTGATCCATCGGTTACGATTGCGTTACAGTACTACTTTGATCCCTCAGAACAACAAACCACACAGATTATTCGCAGTGTAATTTCAAATATACTTTTTGAACTGAACATGCAGATTTCACAGGGGAGAACAATTATCAGGTTAACTGAAGAAAGTACGGTAACTGAAAACTTTGGATTCATTGACTTTTTTATTCCAGGGATGATTGGTTTTACCATCATGCAACAGTGTATCTATGGTAGCATCGAACGAAATACAAAATATCGAAAAGATGGTATTCTAAGAAAGCTTCTAACTACACCTATTACCAGGTCAGAGTGGATAATTGCAAAAATGCTGTTCATGTTGTTCCTTGCATTTCTTTCAACGACGGTTGCCATCACGGTCGGTGTGCTTGCGTATAACATCAAAGTATACATCACCATCTATACGATTATTATTATTGTTGCGACAAGTTTTCTCTTCTCAGGCATAGGTATGATCATCGGCAGGTTTGTCAAAGAGGAGGAAACTGCTGATATGGCTGCTGGTGCAATCAGCTTTCCGATGATGTTTCTTGCTGGGACTTTTTTTGCTGTCGAATCTATGCCGCCAATTATACAAACTATTGCTCATGTACTCCCGCTGTTTTATGTTAATGAAGGTTTGAGAAATGCTATGATCTATTTGAACTATGATCTTGCTCTCACCTATACTGCAATTGTTCTTGTTTTTGCAATCATTTTCTTCGTTGCCGGTGTTTTGCTGACCAAATGGAAAGAAGATTAAAAAAAAACGGTATCTTGTCTCTAAATTCATGGTTCTGCTGTAGGATTTTTTTGATTATAGAAAAATATTTATATTAAAAGATATAAATATAATTATATGGATAATGCTAGCAGATAGCATTATCCATCCCACAAATAGGGATGTGAAAAAAAATGTTGGTTGTTGGGACAGTTTCCAGTATTGAAGAACAAACAGAACTACGTTTCATTGCAGAAATTGTTATCATCGGAGAACGATTCAGATTTCTCGGACGTCAACAACAAACAATGAAACCAATAAAAAAAGAGTAGAAAAAAATTATTTTTCACCAGAAAGACTTTGTGTTCCTATGAGTGTTTTGGTATCAACAACTCCTTTTGTCGCCCGAATCTTATTAATTACAATCTTTCCAATCGAATCAATATCAGGACACTCAATTTTCAATAAAATATCATATTCTCCAAAGAGAGGGTGAACCTCTGTTACTTCAGGAATATTTCGCAGTGCCTGATAG is a window from the Candidatus Thermoplasmatota archaeon genome containing:
- a CDS encoding ABC transporter permease codes for the protein MNVKIIALDFFYNIKSWSRSRGTVFWSLLFPIMLILLFGAIFSGFGDNKYTLYVQDLDNTEVSQSFITILHNTNVIRIENVTTNTTITEYIKDHNIKNLIVIPKGYGTAVRQSYTDPSVTIALQYYFDPSEQQTTQIIRSVISNILFELNMQISQGRTIIRLTEESTVTENFGFIDFFIPGMIGFTIMQQCIYGSIERNTKYRKDGILRKLLTTPITRSEWIIAKMLFMLFLAFLSTTVAITVGVLAYNIKVYITIYTIIIIVATSFLFSGIGMIIGRFVKEEETADMAAGAISFPMMFLAGTFFAVESMPPIIQTIAHVLPLFYVNEGLRNAMIYLNYDLALTYTAIVLVFAIIFFVAGVLLTKWKED
- a CDS encoding Lrp/AsnC ligand binding domain-containing protein, coding for MATGFALLSISPLYEKSVYQALRNIPEVTEVHPLFGEYDILLKIECPDIDSIGKIVINKIRATKGVVDTKTLIGTQSLSGEK